A single Dreissena polymorpha isolate Duluth1 chromosome 14, UMN_Dpol_1.0, whole genome shotgun sequence DNA region contains:
- the LOC127858562 gene encoding uncharacterized protein LOC127858562, translating to MMGLSPIDVVVILAFVGGVTSLECWHCISDDCGSDPSNNYKASKRPCSEQQSCQKVYFEMIEETDKGTFIHSSIVRGCASRCMSRDDFENCTHQLHTSRGCVRKDCCSDNDLCNSAQHMLEIPSHFNVKIMFIFLFWTSSKCLCEVVTMT from the exons ATGATGGGATTATCACCGATTGATGTGGTAGTCATTTTGGCTTTCGTGGGCG GAGTAACTAGTTTAGAATGCTGGCACTGTATCTCCGATGACTGCGGTTCGGACCCCTCCAACAACTACAAGGCCTCCAAGAGACCGTGCTCGGAACAACAGTCATGCCAG AAAGTATATTTCGAAATGATAGAGGAAACGGACAAAGGCACATTTATTCACTCTTCCATTGTAAGAGGATGTGCTTCGAGATGCATGTCACGTGATGATTTCGAGAACTGTACTCATCAACTGCATACGTCACGAGGTTGTGTACGCAAGGATTGCTGCAGTGATAACGACTTGTGTAACTCAGCTCAACACATGCTTGAAATTCCGTCACATTTTAATGTGAAAATCATGTTCATATTCCTTTTTTGGACAAGCTCAAAGTGCCTTTGTGAAGTCGTAACAATGACTTAG